DNA from Globicephala melas chromosome 11, mGloMel1.2, whole genome shotgun sequence:
ACCTGGCTTTCGCCCGGCCCAATCATCCATAGCTCCGCCCCTCGTTCACCCCGATTCTTCCTCTAACTGCAGCGTTCTGTCCTAAGGCCCGACCTGCTTTGTTTGGTAATTTGGCTGCTTACCCTCAGGTATCCCTTGTCCGGGGGGAGGGGCCCTCAGCGTGGATTTCTCCAGCCGCTGTTTTCACCAGGACGACAGTTGCAAAGCCCCGCCTCTTCACCCCAGGAAAGCCTCCAAGGAGCCCGTCACCATAAGCCTCCAAGGAGCTTATATTCGAGAGAGGGAGTCAAAGGGCGCTGTGAAATTCCCTTCTGCTTCTCCTTTGCCCACTTTGCTTCAAAAGCAGCCCCCGCTGTCTAATTGTTTTCGTCTATCACTTTGTCCctcattcaaccaacatttatatCGGTCCCAGGTGCTCCTCCCCAGTTCTCCATTACTCTTGACTTTTCTCTAAaataattctcttatttttattatcccaAGGCTCTTGGGGTGCGCGCAGTGGCGTGTGTTTTCCTCTCGTATTTCTTCTTTCGCGTCCGCCTTTCTTGGCGTGTCTCCGTCAGTTTCTTCCCATCTTCCGCATCAGCACCCCGAGACCGGATGATTCTTGGATAGTGTTGGGAACACAGCAGGGAACCCTCGGGCAGGGCCCGGCCCCAAATCTTCAGACTGGAAGTTGGAGCAGGTGGTCCGTTCCTGGAAGCCGAGGACTTCCCCTAGCCCACCGACCCTTAAAGCAAAAACCCTGTGTCTCTCACAGAGAGACGGACCTGGCGAGATGCCGACGGAGCAGGCATGGTGGGCCCAGCAGGCCCCCGGCGGGGGAAGTGGATGGGGCGCCTGGAGCCAGTTCGCGGCTGCTCATTGCTTGCTGTGTGGTCTCCAGAATCCGGGTGTGGGGAGGGATGTTAGCGCCACAGTGCGACGCTCCGGGGAAGCCGCGTAGTGCTCTGGGTGTCTTGACAGGGCCGGATGCCTGGGTCCCGACGCCGGGCGCGCCCTCCCCAGCCGCCCGGCCAAGAGCTGAGCTTGGGCTGGGGGCCGCCTTCGCGTCTTCCCAAAATCTCTGAGGTGCAGCCAGGCGCGGAGAGCGAGCGCACAGCGCCGGAGCCTGTGGGCGCCGGAGATCAGATCCACCGACCTGCAGCTGAGCTGAGGCGGGGCCGGAAAAGTCGGGCGTAGGGAAAGGCTCTGACTTACCGGAACCCACAGGGGGTACTGGGCCGAGAACGGTCATTGGCGACTCAGGTGTCCTCGCTTTGGGATTTCTGACACGTGTTTCTCATCTTGGAAAATGGTGTCACAATTACCCCCTTTTGCAAGCCTATCCCCCTTCCCTCACCTCACATTCAGTCTAAGTCCAAATCTGTCCAGTCTTTCTTCTAAATGCAGGTCAGATTCGTTCACTTCGCGGCTTCCCTCTCTTCTGCTAGACCAGGCCGCCATCTTGTGACTGGGCTCAGGAATAGCTTCCTAAGTGGTTTTCTGGCCTCAGAAATCTTTTACAAACATAAATTGATCTTGTTACTGCTCTAATGAAACTCCTTGGGTCAGTACTTTCCATTGCCCAAGTTCTCCCTGGAAGCACTCTGCCCgcgctccccgcccctcccccttcaTTGTCCGTTGACTTGTCTCCCGTACTAGATGGTGTACTCTGTGGGGGTAGTGACTTTGTGCAATATTGTATCCCCAACACCTGATGCAGTGATTGAATGAATGTCTGTTGAATTAATATGAAAGAAGTTTCCCCTCTTATTCCCCTGTTGCTGGGTCCTTGTCCCCATGCCAGTATGTTAGACCCCAGAATGGCCGTGGGTGAGGACGCTCTGTCCCTCTGGCTGTTCAGGCACTGATTTCCACCCCCAAAGGATGTTGCCTCTCCCCTTCGTCTGCGCCACCTTCTCTTCCACCAATATAAGGCCAAACTGGAGGCTGGTGGGCAGTCATGCATGTTATGGCGGGCCCTGCAGGTAGCCGGAATCTGGGCCCCCCCCAAGCCCTGTACATGGTCCTCTTAATAATGCTGGTCCTGATGAGCTTGGCGTTTGGTAAGTGGCTCTACGGGGTCAGACGGGTCTCCTATCCTGCTGGATAGGGAAACCCTGGATAGATGTCTGGGTACATCTGCCAAGGAGATTCAGGTAAACCCAGGCAGGAAGAAAGATGGGATGGGTGGGCTTGGTGGGATAATGCCTGGGGACTGATAATGTACTGATGTTCACTCTGAGGGAGATTTCTGGTGATTACCCCAGGGCTATCTCATTCAACAGCAGTGACCTGAATGGAGATACTAAAGGGAACCTCTTAGAATCTGAGGACAATACAGAATAGGGAGGGTTGGGAGAACATGCCAGATGACAGCCTCAGGATCCACAGTGTAGAACAAGGCTGAATCCAGCCTGATAACCTCACTTGGCTGCAAAGCACCATTGACACAGAAACAAGATCCAAAGTGTTTGCTAAGCATCTGCCTTACACCAAGTGCTCTGCTGGGTCTGGGGACTCATCAACATGTGGTCTGGGCCTGGGatcagaggaggagggaggtgaaTAGGAATGCAGTTGGGGAGGGCTTTGGTGGACAAAGTTTAATATGAGTCTGTTCAGTGAGAGAACCACCAAACAAAGAATGTGGCCTTGGGCTGCTTGATGTCTCCTGTCTACACAAAGCTGAGATTCTTCCTGTCCTGTGATGATGCACCCTGATGTTTTCACTTCTGAACATTATAGATTAAGAAAGCGTATTCAAAAGAGTCTGGGGGTTGGGTGGGGACAGTGAAACCAAGTTACAAAGGAAGAACTGTCCTAACAGGGCTGCCAAAAGTTGTAATGGACTGCCTTGCCCTAACCTTTAAAAGTTAGAGGCTTGTAGAGTGCTGGGCACGTTAGCCCctcaaatatatgaataaatgagtgaatgaatgagttcctcatttaaggaggtaaaagagcAGAGAATGGAGATTTTTAATGAGAACGAAAGCTTCTGATGTTAGATTAAGCCAGATGGTTCATTAAAGAATTGGTGATTTCATGGTTTTCTGAGATGGGGAGGTAGGAGGGAACAGTGGGATTGGCCAGTCTGGGAATTAGGTGGGTTTGGGGTCAGTGCTTCTCTGTATTCTAGGTGAGTTTGAGCGTTATGATCAAGAACCCCTTCATCagattcatttaaataaataccTAAGCTGCTATCGATGCCTCTTGGAGACCAAGGAGTTGGGATGCCTTCTGGGATCTGACATCTGCCTCGCCCCAAAGGGCAGCAGCTGCATGACTCTGCTCATAGAGAACAGTAAGCTGCCTTCTCCCTTTCGTCGTGGGCCCAGCCCATTCCCGAACTGAGTCTCTACCAGCCTTCTAAGCTGCACCCTAATACTGGTTCCCACAACTCTAAGACACTGTTCcaccactctctctctttcctttcctttagagCCACTCCCCATCTCCACTTctactcccctccccttctcgGCTAAC
Protein-coding regions in this window:
- the LY6G5C gene encoding lymphocyte antigen 6 complex locus protein G5c; translated protein: MHVMAGPAGSRNLGPPQALYMVLLIMLVLMSLAFGEFERYDQEPLHQIHLNKYLSCYRCLLETKELGCLLGSDICLAPKGSSCMTLLIENNSGSEIVVSDCRSKEQMSDRSYTHTPPVLGF